The segment CGGGCTGGGACAAGGACCACTACGACGGCCCCTGGAACCGCACCACCGCCAACCCGGTGCTGGTGGTCGGCAACTGTGCGAGCCCGACGTGGTGCCGTTCGCCGAGCCGGCCGCCGCCCAGGCCCAGCAGGCCACGGCCGCGACCAGCAAGGCCGAGCTGATCCCGCCGATGCTGCGGAGGATGCTGGCCGACTGAGCGACCGACCCGGCGACCCTGTCCTTCACGGGGCTCCACGGGGCGTAGGCTGATCCCATGCCTCGCCCCGTGAAGGACGGGTCGCTGCGGGTCGGCGGCCGCACCGTCCAGGTGTCCAGCGTCGGCAAGCCGTTCTTCCCCGACGCCGGCCTGGTCAAGGGCGACCTGCTCGCCTACTACCGCGACGTGGCCGAGGTGATGCTGCCGTACGTCCGCGGCCGGCCCCTCAACCTGCAAAGGTTCCCGGACGGGGTCGCCGGCAAGGGGTTCTGGCAGCAGGGCGCGTCCGGCCACTTCCCGGACTGGGTCCGGACCGTCACCGTGGAACGCCGCGGCCGCGGCGGGACCGTCGACCACGTCGTCTGCGACGCCGCCGCCACCATCGTCTACCTGGCCAACCTGGCCACGGTGACCTTCCACGCCTGGACCTCGACCGTCGACCACCTGGCCCGGCCCGACCTGGTCGTCCTCGACCTCGACCCCGACCCCGGCCAGGGCCTGGACGTGGTCCGGGCGGCGGCCCGGGCGGTCAGGGCGGCCTGCGAGGAGCTGGGCCTGGCCCCGTTCCTCCAGACCTCCGGGTCCAAGGGCTACCACGTCGTCGTGCCGCTGGAGCCCGGGCCCGACGTCGAGGTGGTCCACGACTTCGCCGCCGACCTGGCCGCCCTGGTCGCCGCCCGCGACCCCGACCGGCTCACCGTCGAGTGGCGCAAGGCCAAGCGCCAGGGCCGGCTGCTGCTGGACACGGCCCGCAACGGCTACGCCCAGACCCTGGTCGCCCCCTACTCGGTCCGCCCCCGGCCCGAGGCCCCGGTGGCCACCCCGATCGACTGGTCCGAGCTGGGCCGGGTCGAGCCCCGCAGCTACACCGTGGCCAACCTGCGCCGCCGCCTGGCCCGCAAGCCCGACCCCTGGGCCGGCATGGCCGACCGGGCGGTGGCCTTCGACCCGGTCCGGGCCCGCCTGGACGAGCTGCTGGCCGAGGCGGACCGGCGCTCCTGACCGGCCGGCCCGGCAGCCCCCGAGCCCGCGCCGGCCACGCCCATGGCCACCACCACCGCCCCGGGCGGGTTCCGGGTGCTGGTGTCCACCCGGACGGCCGGGTTCCGGCACGCCTCCATCGAGGCCGGGGTGGCGGCCATCCGCCGCCTGGGACACGAGCACGGGTTCGCGGTCGACGACACCGCCGACCCGGCCCGCATCGGCCAGGGCCTGGCCGGGTACCGGGCGGTGGTGTTCCTGTCGACCACGGGGGACCTGCTCGACCCTGGCCAGCAGGCCGCCCTGGAGCGCTACCTCCAGGATGGGGGCGGCTGGGTCGGCGTGCACGGGGCCGCCGACGCCGAGTACGACTGGCCCTGGTACGGCGGGCTGGTCGGCGCCTGGTTCCGGCGCCACCCGGCCGTCCAGCGGGCCACCGTTCGCCCCGCCCCCGGCGCCGCCGCTCTGGCCGGGAAGCCGCCGGCGCGCTGGGAACGCGGCGACGAGTGGTACGACTTCCGGGCCAACCCGCGCGGCCGGGTCCGGGTGCTGGCCACCGTCGACGAGTCGACCTATCGCGGCGGCGGAATGGGGACCGGCCATCCCATCGCCTGGTGCAGGAGTACGGCGGCGGCCGGGCCTGGTACAGCGCCATGGGCCATACCGGCGGAAGCTTCCGGGAGCCGCCGTTCCTGGCCCACCTGTTGGCCGGCATCCGCTATGCCGCCGGGCGGACCGCGGCCCGCTGCACCCCCGGTTCCTAACCGCCGTCGCGCAGGCGGCGGTAGCGGCGGATGAGGGTGTTGGTGGAGCTGTCGTGGCCCAGGTCGTCGCCGGCCGCCGGGTCGAGCTCGGCCGCGATCCGGGTGGCCAGGACCTTGCCCAGCTCCACGCCCCACTGGTCGAAGCTGTTGATGTCCCAGATCACCCCCTGGGTGAACACCTTGTGCTCGTACAGGGCGGTGAGCTGGCCCAGCACCGACGGGCTGAGCTCGGGGGCGAGGATGGTGCTGG is part of the Actinomycetota bacterium genome and harbors:
- the ligD gene encoding non-homologous end-joining DNA ligase is translated as MPRPVKDGSLRVGGRTVQVSSVGKPFFPDAGLVKGDLLAYYRDVAEVMLPYVRGRPLNLQRFPDGVAGKGFWQQGASGHFPDWVRTVTVERRGRGGTVDHVVCDAAATIVYLANLATVTFHAWTSTVDHLARPDLVVLDLDPDPGQGLDVVRAAARAVRAACEELGLAPFLQTSGSKGYHVVVPLEPGPDVEVVHDFAADLAALVAARDPDRLTVEWRKAKRQGRLLLDTARNGYAQTLVAPYSVRPRPEAPVATPIDWSELGRVEPRSYTVANLRRRLARKPDPWAGMADRAVAFDPVRARLDELLAEADRRS
- a CDS encoding ThuA domain-containing protein, with amino-acid sequence MATTTAPGGFRVLVSTRTAGFRHASIEAGVAAIRRLGHEHGFAVDDTADPARIGQGLAGYRAVVFLSTTGDLLDPGQQAALERYLQDGGGWVGVHGAADAEYDWPWYGGLVGAWFRRHPAVQRATVRPAPGAAALAGKPPARWERGDEWYDFRANPRGRVRVLATVDESTYRGGGMGTGHPIAWCRSTAAAGPGTAPWAIPAEASGSRRSWPTCWPASAMPPGGPRPAAPPVPNRRRAGGGSGG